A portion of the Hoplias malabaricus isolate fHopMal1 chromosome 1, fHopMal1.hap1, whole genome shotgun sequence genome contains these proteins:
- the fbl gene encoding rRNA 2'-O-methyltransferase fibrillarin, translating into MKPGFSPRGGGGRGGFGGGGRGGFGGGGRGGFGGGGRGGDRGGGRGGFRGGRGGFGGGGGGDGGFRGRGGFGRGGPRGRGGRGGGGGFRGGKKVTVEPHRHEGVFICRGKEDALVTKNMVIGESVYGEKRINVEEGETKIEYRAWNPFRSKLAAAILGGVDQIHIKPGAKVMYLGAASGTTVSHVSDIVGPEGLVYAVEFSHRSGRDLLNVAKKRTNIIPIIEDARHPHKYRMLVGMVDVIFADVAQPDQTRIVALNAHNFLKNGGHFVISIKANCIDSTAAPEAVFASEVKKMSAENMKPQEQLTLEPYERDHAVVVGIYRPPPKQKK; encoded by the exons ATGAAGCCAG gatTCAGCCCGAGAGGCGGCGGTGGACGAGGAGGGTTCGGAGGAGGTGGACGAGGAGGGTTCGGAGGAGGTGGACGAGGAGGGTTCGGAGGAGGTGGACGAGGAGGAGATCGGGGCGGAGGAAGAGGGGGTTTtagaggaggacgaggagggttcggaggtggtggaggaggag ATGGAGGCTTCCGGGGCAGAGGAGGCTTTGGCAGAGGGGGCCCCAGGGGTCGTGGTGGAAGAGGTGGAGGAGGGGGGTTTAGAGGAGGGAAGAAAGTTACAGTGGAGCCACACAGACATGAAG GAGTGTTCATCTGCCGAGGGAAGGAGGACGCTCTGGTGACCAAGAACATGGTGATAGGAGAGTCTGTGTACGGAGAGAAGAGAATTAATGTAGAG GAGGGAGAGACGAAGATCGAGTACAGAGCGTGGAACCCGTTCCGTTCGAAGCTGGCAGCTGCAATTTTGGGTGGAGTCGACCAGATTCACATTAAACCCGGAGCGAAAGTAATGTATCTCGGCGCTGCATCTGGAACCACTGTGTCTCACGTCTCTGACATCGTCGGCCCG GAGGGTCTGGTGTACGCTGTGGAGTTTTCCCACCGGTCAGGGAGAGATTTACTGAACGTAGCAAAGAAGAGAACTAACATTATCCCCATCATCGAGGATGCCAGGCACCCGCACAAATACCGCATGCTTGTTG GTATGGTAGATGTTATATTTGCTGACGTGGCTCAGCCCGATCAGACGAGAATAGTCGCTCTAAATGCGCACAACTTCCTCAAAAACGGCGGCCATTTTGTCATCTCCATCAAG GCGAACTGTATTGACTCGACGGCAGCTCCCGAGGCTGTGTTTGCGTCAGAGGTGAAAAAGATGAGCGCGGAAAACATGAAGCCACAGGAGCAGCTCACGCTGGAGCCATACGAGAGAGACCACGCCGTGGTGGTGGGCATCTACAG ACCACCTCCAAAGCAGAAGAAGTGA
- the alkbh8 gene encoding alkylated DNA repair protein alkB homolog 8 isoform X1: MESSVRNVRKEKMKKKEQKVERRERKTQHTLLKHAGIRTTPQPSQCLVVSNGGLGNGVSRELLLEVLKEGGAVESLLMPPNKPYAYVTYASLEDGQNAHRLLNGRVIKSQGHEVTLYFSYIQNVESEECVVSALPPGLCVVEEFVSPEEEAELLKAVDWCSLPEELTVQRELKHRRVKHYGYEFRYDNNNVDKDKPLPGGLPPACGAVLQKCLCEGHIRFLPDQLTVNQYQSGQGIPPHVDTHSAFEDTILSLSLGAKTVMDFRHPDGRSVAVVLPERSLLVMKGESRYLWTHGITPRKFDVVPSSEAEGPMVVTSDPSKLTLSCRGTRTSFTFRKIRHTPCDCAYSSVCDSQRPPSPPSLPVADGDACRLEEQFVHRVYEEISAHFSSTRHAPWPRVRDFLLTLSPGDTLADIGCGNGKYLGINPQIRTVGCDRSESLVRICAERGFEAFVSDALNVPLRSGGFDACVSIAVIHHFSTQKRRLAAVEELVRLLKVGGRALIYVWAKEQEFNKQKSKYLKVNKSQEEEEEEDSGIPAERVCESVSEEKNEGKNSDTKLSIHTNRTGFVSQDLLVPWHLKNDLKTCFTGASKDKTAAAKSSRVFHRFYHVFQQGELEDLCSLVKNAMVLESYYDQGNWCVVLKKTQ; encoded by the exons ATGGAGTCCTCAGTGAGAAAcgtgagaaaagaaaaaatgaagaaaaaagagCAGAAAGTTGAgcgaagagaaagaaaaacacaacacactctccttAAACACGCGGGGATCAGGACCACACCGCAACCCagccag TGTCTGGTGGTGTCTAACGGTGGTTTGGGGAATGGAGTGAGCAGAGAGCTGTTGTTGGAGGTTCTGAAGGAAGGTGGCGCTGTGGAGTCTCTCCTCATGCCCCCGAATAAACCGTACGCTTATGTCACATATGCTTCGTTGGAGGATGGACAGAACGCTCACCGCCTGCTCAACGGACGAGTGATAAAGAGTCAGGGTCACGAGGTCACGCTGTACTTCAGCTACATTCAGAACG tggagAGCGAGGAATGTGTGGTCTCTGCTCTCCCTCCTGGCCTGTGCGTTGTGGAGGAGTTTGTTTCTCCGGAGGAGGAAGCTGAGCTGCTGAAGGCCGTGGACTGGTGCTCACTCCCAGAGGAACTCACAG tgcagCGAGAACTGAAACACAGGAGAGTGAAGCATTATGGGTATGAGTTTCGGTACGATAACAACAATGTGGACAAAGACAAGCCTTTACCTGGAG GTTTGCCACCAGCTTGTGGCGCTGTGCTGCAGAAATGTCTCTGTGAAGGTCACATCCGATTCCTTCCAGACCAACTCACAGTCAATCAGTACCAAAGTGGACAGG GAATCCCGCCCCATgtggacacacactcagcgTTTGAGGacactattctctctctcagtcttggAGCAAAG ACCGTGATGGATTTCCGACACCCTGATGGACGCTCGGTCGCGGTGGTACTGCCGGAGAGGAGTCTGTTAGTGATGAAGGGAGAGAGCCGATATCTTTGGACACATGG tataaCACCTCGGAAGTTTGATGTGGTTCCTAGTTCAGAGGCCGAAGGCCCAATGGTCGTGACTTCTGACCCCAGCAAACTGACCCTGAGCTGCCGCGGCACACGGACGTCATTTACCTTCCGCAAAATACGACACACACCCTGCGACTGTG CATACTCCTCTGTATGTGACAGTCAGCGCCCACCTTCCCCTCCCTCACTCCCCGTCGCTGATGGCGACGCATGTCGTCTGGAAGAGCAGTTTGTTCACCGCGTTTATGAGGAAATCTCCGCCCACTTCAGCAGCACACGTCATGCCCCCTGGCCTCGGGTTCGGGACTTTCTGCTCACGCTCAGCCCTGGAGACACACTTGCTGACATCGGTTGTGGGAACGGGAAATACCTTGGAATAAACCCCCAGATTAGaacg GTGGGATGTGATCGCAGCGAGAGTTTGGTGAGGATCTGTGCCGAGCGAGGGTTTGAGGCGTTTGTTTCAGACGCTCTGAACGTCCCTCTGCGCAGTGGCGGCTTCGATGCCTGCGTCTCCATCGCAGTCATCCACCACTTCTCCACTCAG aagaGAAGATTGGCCGCTGTTGAAGAGTTGGTTCGGCTGCTGAAGGTCGGAGGTCGAGCTCTGATCTACGTTTGGGCGAAAGAGCAGGAGTTCAACAAACAGAAATCTAAATATCTTAAAGTGAACAAGagccaggaggaggaggaagaggaggactCCGGGATTCCAGCCGAGAGAGTTTGTGAATCTGTTTCTGAAGAAAAGAATGAAGGGAAAAACAGTGACACGAAGCTGAGTATCCACACCAACCGCACAGGGTTTGTTTCTCAGGACCTGCTGGTGCCCTGGCACCTTAAAAACGACTTAAAAACATGCTTCACAGGAGCCAGCAAAGACAAAACGGCTGCTGCTAAATCCAGCCGGGTATTTCACCGGTTTTATCATGTGTTCCAGCAGGGGGAGCTAGAGGACCTCTGCAGTTTAGTTAAAAACGCGATGGTCCTGGAGAGTTATTACGACCAGGGGAACTGGTGCGTGGTGCTGAAAAAAACTCAGTGA
- the alkbh8 gene encoding alkylated DNA repair protein alkB homolog 8 isoform X2, translated as MESSVRNVRKEKMKKKEQKVERRERKTQHTLLKHAGIRTTPQPSQCLVVSNGGLGNGVSRELLLEVLKEGGAVESLLMPPNKPYAYVTYASLEDGQNAHRLLNGRVIKSQGHEVTLYFSYIQNVESEECVVSALPPGLCVVEEFVSPEEEAELLKAVDWCSLPEELTVQRELKHRRVKHYGYEFRYDNNNVDKDKPLPGGLPPACGAVLQKCLCEGHIRFLPDQLTVNQYQSGQGIPPHVDTHSAFEDTILSLSLGAKTVMDFRHPDGRSVAVVLPERSLLVMKGESRYLWTHGSEAEGPMVVTSDPSKLTLSCRGTRTSFTFRKIRHTPCDCAYSSVCDSQRPPSPPSLPVADGDACRLEEQFVHRVYEEISAHFSSTRHAPWPRVRDFLLTLSPGDTLADIGCGNGKYLGINPQIRTVGCDRSESLVRICAERGFEAFVSDALNVPLRSGGFDACVSIAVIHHFSTQKRRLAAVEELVRLLKVGGRALIYVWAKEQEFNKQKSKYLKVNKSQEEEEEEDSGIPAERVCESVSEEKNEGKNSDTKLSIHTNRTGFVSQDLLVPWHLKNDLKTCFTGASKDKTAAAKSSRVFHRFYHVFQQGELEDLCSLVKNAMVLESYYDQGNWCVVLKKTQ; from the exons ATGGAGTCCTCAGTGAGAAAcgtgagaaaagaaaaaatgaagaaaaaagagCAGAAAGTTGAgcgaagagaaagaaaaacacaacacactctccttAAACACGCGGGGATCAGGACCACACCGCAACCCagccag TGTCTGGTGGTGTCTAACGGTGGTTTGGGGAATGGAGTGAGCAGAGAGCTGTTGTTGGAGGTTCTGAAGGAAGGTGGCGCTGTGGAGTCTCTCCTCATGCCCCCGAATAAACCGTACGCTTATGTCACATATGCTTCGTTGGAGGATGGACAGAACGCTCACCGCCTGCTCAACGGACGAGTGATAAAGAGTCAGGGTCACGAGGTCACGCTGTACTTCAGCTACATTCAGAACG tggagAGCGAGGAATGTGTGGTCTCTGCTCTCCCTCCTGGCCTGTGCGTTGTGGAGGAGTTTGTTTCTCCGGAGGAGGAAGCTGAGCTGCTGAAGGCCGTGGACTGGTGCTCACTCCCAGAGGAACTCACAG tgcagCGAGAACTGAAACACAGGAGAGTGAAGCATTATGGGTATGAGTTTCGGTACGATAACAACAATGTGGACAAAGACAAGCCTTTACCTGGAG GTTTGCCACCAGCTTGTGGCGCTGTGCTGCAGAAATGTCTCTGTGAAGGTCACATCCGATTCCTTCCAGACCAACTCACAGTCAATCAGTACCAAAGTGGACAGG GAATCCCGCCCCATgtggacacacactcagcgTTTGAGGacactattctctctctcagtcttggAGCAAAG ACCGTGATGGATTTCCGACACCCTGATGGACGCTCGGTCGCGGTGGTACTGCCGGAGAGGAGTCTGTTAGTGATGAAGGGAGAGAGCCGATATCTTTGGACACATGG TTCAGAGGCCGAAGGCCCAATGGTCGTGACTTCTGACCCCAGCAAACTGACCCTGAGCTGCCGCGGCACACGGACGTCATTTACCTTCCGCAAAATACGACACACACCCTGCGACTGTG CATACTCCTCTGTATGTGACAGTCAGCGCCCACCTTCCCCTCCCTCACTCCCCGTCGCTGATGGCGACGCATGTCGTCTGGAAGAGCAGTTTGTTCACCGCGTTTATGAGGAAATCTCCGCCCACTTCAGCAGCACACGTCATGCCCCCTGGCCTCGGGTTCGGGACTTTCTGCTCACGCTCAGCCCTGGAGACACACTTGCTGACATCGGTTGTGGGAACGGGAAATACCTTGGAATAAACCCCCAGATTAGaacg GTGGGATGTGATCGCAGCGAGAGTTTGGTGAGGATCTGTGCCGAGCGAGGGTTTGAGGCGTTTGTTTCAGACGCTCTGAACGTCCCTCTGCGCAGTGGCGGCTTCGATGCCTGCGTCTCCATCGCAGTCATCCACCACTTCTCCACTCAG aagaGAAGATTGGCCGCTGTTGAAGAGTTGGTTCGGCTGCTGAAGGTCGGAGGTCGAGCTCTGATCTACGTTTGGGCGAAAGAGCAGGAGTTCAACAAACAGAAATCTAAATATCTTAAAGTGAACAAGagccaggaggaggaggaagaggaggactCCGGGATTCCAGCCGAGAGAGTTTGTGAATCTGTTTCTGAAGAAAAGAATGAAGGGAAAAACAGTGACACGAAGCTGAGTATCCACACCAACCGCACAGGGTTTGTTTCTCAGGACCTGCTGGTGCCCTGGCACCTTAAAAACGACTTAAAAACATGCTTCACAGGAGCCAGCAAAGACAAAACGGCTGCTGCTAAATCCAGCCGGGTATTTCACCGGTTTTATCATGTGTTCCAGCAGGGGGAGCTAGAGGACCTCTGCAGTTTAGTTAAAAACGCGATGGTCCTGGAGAGTTATTACGACCAGGGGAACTGGTGCGTGGTGCTGAAAAAAACTCAGTGA